CATTTATATTACATACATATTTTAGCTGCCCACTTCAATGTTAACTTGACATTATTAACAATTATGGGAAAATgtaaattcatttaaaattgtATTATAAGCAtaagttttaacttttaagttaTGTGTAAAAATGGAATTGATAAATGTGAAATCAAGTACTTTATGATACTAGTATAAAATACTTTATGAATCGACATTGCAACATATAATTCCATAATGGTGAACAATTTCCCATAATTCCATAAAGGGAAAAAAGAAGTGTGTTCTAAATTAGTAGAATAAATTATTTTCGTAGGCCccaatattatttaattttccatCTATATAGATATACGTGTTAAAGGATTGAGGGTGATGTTGGGTCGATTATTTAGGTGACGTGGCATTAATTAGCTTTCATATTTATACCATGAATTGATTGGCAAAACAAGTAGTACTTTATGTGAGGTTTAACTACATTTTTTTGGTGCTATTACAACGGTTAAATTGGCTTGGAATAGGTGCATTACAAAATGATGTGATTGTGAATCACAACCACTTCACACGCTTCTATACGTATGTCATATGCAACCATTGCAGAAAAATGTGATTCTgtcgccttggcggcccccacactctAGCCCGACATCATGTaagggggttcaatcagggtacgcagtagcctgTTAAGGGGGAGACCTTAACCCACTGACTGCCAGAAGctcatctcccaaggcctcacacttgtgcctgagagatggaagcaactacacgacagcctgagagatggaagcaactacacgtcTGCAGTTGTAGACCATGTGTTGTAGACTTGTAGGAGTAATTTTTTGTAGTAATAGATTATGGaccaaaatagtagtaataattaaaaatatgtcgGTGGAGTCATTGCTAATGGTTATGCAGGGCGGGGCGAAAGGGTGTCAAAGGCTCGGGATTGTTGTGATGTGGTTGAAGTCGATGCTTCGGGTTTGAGAGACGAAGCCGCCTCTCGTTCACACATGAGCTCTATAGTTGAAGCTCTCCACCCTCTGTTGGATTCAGTCTCCTTACCATGATTTTTTTATGTCAATTTGTGATCTAATCAAACTTAATGCTATGTGGATAGAACATAGGTTGAGGTTTACATGTAATATTAATTTGTCATAATCCTAACAAaaacattatttaaaattttaaggcCAATGGAACCTTAACTCAGCACAAACTCCAGTAGCTAACATTTGCTGGAGCTCGAATATCTGATGAATGAACCAACAATTTAGTGATAAGAAGCATAATGTGATGATACCTATAAATTTTCTTGTAAATTTATCATAGTAAACTAGAAACAAGATAATCgatcaattaattatttaattgttaaaaTATGCACACTCTCGGCCTATATATATGATCACCTCATTTTTGTTTATAAGTTTTGCTAGTACAGAATAGAGATTGCTATTCTTTCTTATAAAAAATATctttttactaatatttttctttctttcccgatatttaattcatttattaTGGTTCTTATATGATTCTTTTCTATCATACTAGTGTTGTTATCAACTAGGAGTGCTTAATTTCTCGAACACAGCTTTGATAACTTTTTATATACGTACGATGCATATAGTATACTTTTTCGGTCACAtagattaagaaaattgtgttttgTTATATTATGAAAAGGAGTATGATCCATTCAATTTCAATAGCTATCTATGTGTAAAAAGCTTCATTTCTTAAATGAGTCACTTATAATCAAACAAATTAAAGAAGAATACGATCCACTTAATTGTAACTGaagaaatataaatttatacGGGTTTAGATTGCTAACATATATGCTATAGTTAATTTATCAAACATTATAAAACTTTGGTTAGGTTGAAGAATTATCAAGCAACAACGATGGATTCAGAAACATAACTCGTGGGGTCGAATACACAAAAGAAGGTTTTGCATCAGATAGGCAGAAGCAGTGCATTAGGATGAAAAACGAAAGTGAACCCTAATCCCGAAAGTTTGGAGCGAATTAAAGCCACCTAATTGAGTTTTTCGGCCTATATGCAATTATCCAACGACAAAGCCACAACCTCAGGAGAACCTAAAACCTACAAGAAAAAACCTTGCATTCTCCAAAAACATAGAGAAATACATGTATATAATGATACAAACAAATTTAGTAACATAAATCCCTACATAAACATATAGATCCATCTAACCTTTGTTAACAACGTCTTCATTTTGACTTTATATAATTGTCACTTAAATAAGAAGACGAAATAATTCTTGAAatttctctctataaaagaagaacGGAACCAAATAACCCTAACCATGAAAACGAGCACATCGGCTCGATGGCTAGACGCTTCGCCAAGCACCAAACCGAGCAGCTAAAGGCGGCTTTTGAAGCATCCAGCCACTTAACTAGAAAGACGAAGATGGAATTAGCCATGGCTACAGGACTGGACGTGGAGCAAATAGCCAGCTGGTTTAACCGGAAACGAGCTCGGACTAGGGCTAGGGACGCCCTGGCCAAGCTCGAGGTGGCTCATGTTCGGGTCCAACAGGAGCTGGAGCTGAGCCGAGTGAATGAAGCGGAGCTGCAAAGGGAAATTCAAGAGAGCCGGAGTAGAGAAGCTGAGATGGAAGAGGAGAACCGGCGCTTGAAACAAAGGGTTGCGATTGCGGAAGGCGATCAGCAGTTCGTTTCATTGATGCGGTTTTGAAACGGGTAGAGTGATTATGAATGGGTCGAGTCAAGTTGAATAATACGTTGGAAGTTAttttagtactagtactatatgaTAAGGTATTATATAAATTTGAATGAATTTGCTTACTTACGACGAGCCAAGATTCGAATCCAAACTCTTATATTCGATATTCATGGTAAAACGATTTCATGTAATATCCCATTTTTTTCATGCATGTATACATGTATATTGGAGAAATTGTATATTTGTTATATGAAACATGatatattgtttttattaaattatttgtgATTACATACTGAGTATGGAGTAGTAAAGAGTTCAACTATGTTCCACTGTTTTTGACGATCATTTGAAAACGTCATAATCTTATGTGATCCCAAAAAAGCACTTAACATATCCTTTTcagattaaatttaaaatattctaCGAAAATTTTGACGGTCGTGTTTTTCTTACAATCAGAATTATAATAGCTTCGATACGTCAACTGACGgagattttgattaaaaaaattagtgacaCGAATTCGACAACTTGACGGCAGCCAAACAAAACCCCATAtaaatttatacatatatacattatCCTTAAACAAACATATTTTTAGagaacaaaatcaaataatccTACTAGATTCTTATGGAAAAAGGGGAAATTATGATTAAGTCATTTCCTCCTGATGGGCTAATTATGATGCCAATTGCCAAACCACATTTTCCACCTCAAAAGATCTAGCTAATAAAACATACTACTACACTATAATATAGCTGGCCCATTTGATAACCTTTGCAACTCTTACCTATCATTATCATGAACATAATATAATTGGAATAGTATCTATTACCCACTTGAGCCTAATCCTCAACCAATTATattcaagataaaataaaaaataaaaaataaaaaataaaaaaaataaaagtaaaaaaaattaaattattcacGCAGGCCCGACCTTTTTTTAACTGAGTCAAAAATCGAATGTATGTTTCCATGCCATTTAATATACTAATACAGTAACCTATTCTATGGGTTTACTTTTATATGCTATTCATTAATCTGTCACACCCAATTTTACATCATGTGCAAGTGTATTTATGTAAGCATATAAGTAATAAGTAATGAGTCAGTCACTTATTGCAAATATAATTTATGTTGCccatattgattttataaattagGTAAATGTCATTTATATGATGAATTTATAATGCTACATACCCATTAAACCAGACATTGTTCAATTTCTTTTACTCAATTTCTAAAAAATACTAAACGGTATTAAAAAAGCaaatttgtaatttaatttaaataaagtaTTTTTATTATCCAATCACATCCCAAGGCAGGAAAATTTGCAGGCCTTTGTAAtgttatgttttataatattaaaataatatagtaggagtatttaatATCCGATCTAACCACATCATGCCCCACAAACCCAACCTTGTAATAAGTCTGTAACGTCTAAagtaatggaaataaaataaatatctcTACTTGATTTATTTTCCCCTCAAATGTTTAGACTCATATTATGGATTTTGTATTCGAATTAACATATTCTTGATAATGTAAGTATTGCTTACTCAGAAAAGTGAAGAAGTGTTACAAAATTTGTTTACTCAGATTTCTAAATAAGTTTGGGCGATGGATTCAATAACATCATTTTTGGCTTCTCGAATAGCATCTCGTCGATCTGTAAGCTTATTTCGCCACTCATTTTAATTCTAATTCGAATTCGAATTCTCCCCCATTTTGGTGTTAATTCGTTGGGACAATCATCCCCGTCCAAAAGGAGTGTTCGTCCTTTCTAGGGTTTCGTTAAAGCGCAGATCTTTATGAAATATCGGTTAGGTTTTTGTGTTCAATCCCAAGGAAATTCACTACTTGTAGCTCGGGTTTTGTGAATGTTGATAGAGTTTGCGTGTTGGGATCCATTAAAAATGtcatatttgatatttttttatgaatctATTCTTAGCTCTGCTTTAGGAGTGGTTTTAGTTTCAATTCCCCCCTTttggttttaattttgtaaGTTTTTGTTTGTAAAGCTATGGTGAAAAATGTcatgtttgttgtttttttatgaaTCTATTCTTAGCTCTGCTTTAGGAGTGTGGTTTTTGTATGGATTTCCTctttttggttttgtttttgTAAGGTTTTGGTTGTAGGCTATGGTGAAGATATGAAACTTCTGTAGCTGGTTTTCTTGTTTATGTCTTTTAGACAGAGTAGGGAGCTGAAGATTCTGCTTTATTCGTTTATCTCATTTTTCAGGTTTAGGCTAGTAGAGTTTCGAGCACTTGGTGTGGATTGCCCGGAGTGTATATTTTCGAATGGCTGAGTCAGGTTCTGTAGATGTTATACTGGAGTTTCTGAAAAGGAACAAATTTACTAAGGCAGAGGCTGCATTGCGGAGCGAATTGGGTAACAGACCTGACTTGGTTGGGCTTCTTCAAAAGCTTATGCTTGATGATAAGGAGTCAGGTACATCGGGAAAAGAAGTGAATGGGGGTGTTTCCGGAGAAGAAGATAAAAGCACAAAAAGTAGTAGACATGGTGGGGAAAGTCTGAAGGGTTCATTTACCCCGACTACTGTTGAGGCATCTAAGGAGCTAATTGTGAAAGAGGTAGATAGTGGAATTGGAAGAAATGGGCCAGATAACAAGTGGAATAATGCTGGCATTATCGGCAAGCAGGGCAAGTGTGGTGAGAATATTGCAGGAAGCGAGAAGAACTTCGCCTTCTCTAATGGTTTGGATGATACCGTGCTTGATTTGTATTCGTGGAAATATGGTACGGGCAATGGTCCAGTTGGCAGCGCTGACGAAAGCAATTTTTTGGGATTCCAGGTTCCTGGAAATGCTAAGATAAGTTCAGCTGAGAATCCCGAGAGTGGTCAAGTTCACCGCAAATCTGGAGATGATGCCAGTGTTTCTGGTGAAAAGAGAATCACTTGGCCTGGTAGTATTAGTAGTGTCAGTACAGATTTGACGTATGAGAAGAATAATGATCATAAGGAAGTTGATCAACAAAGAGTGTCAAGTATCAAATGCTCGAAGGATGATCTCGCTGATAATCTCTGGTCCAGAAGCGATGTATCTGACCATCCTACGTCTGAGCTCCGAAAACAGTGTCCTGTGAAAACTGTTTTCCCATCTTCCAGAGGAGATACATCTACCAGTTATGATAGTGCCATTGCTGGTATTGATAAACAGGAGGGTAAAAGGAAAGCAGAAGTCAATAACGTTAGAGCAGTAAAGGAACAAGTAGATGAGGTGGGTAGAGCTCTTTTCTTTGGTAAGAATCAGGGAGCCGAGCCCAAAGAATTTGGTCCGTTAGAATTTCATCTTGCACCCGAGAACCAAAGGGAAGAGTTGCCAAGGCTACCACCTGTGAGACTCAAGTCAGAAGATAAGCCTTTCAATATTCACTGGGAGGAGAAATATGAACGTGATGCACCAAAGATCTTGGAAACTGACAATGCCTTTCTTATTGGCTCATTTCTGGATGTACCTATTGGCCAAGAAATCAATACTATAGGTTTGTATGAATACTTTAGAATGTTTTCTTTCCACCATATGCGCAACTCTCGCCGACCTGCTAATATAGAATATAGATATAAACAAGAACATCATGGAATCGCTCAAATTGGTTACATATACTGATATATTTGAATTGTGAATTGTTCAACCTTGTGAATATACCAAATGTGTGATATAGTGCCAAATCACTATTACTTGCTAGATTGCTTTTGTGGAACTTGTGCACAGACCCACTCGAGAGAACAGTTTGGTTTGCTTAACCTCATGCTTAACTCTTACATTTGCAGAGAGGAACATGGATCATATGGAATAATGATGAATTTCCTAATCTCCTTCTCTTTCCAGTTTGTTTCTTTTTTCAATTTGCTTATAATGATTTTTCTTCTTATCCTTCCATTTAGCTATTTATCCTATATTACTGCTCTAGTTATTTATTGCATTTCTATTTGCATAATGATGATTCACAGGAAAGAGACTAGGAGGAGGCAGTTGGCTTTCTGTGAGTCAGGGTATCACCGAGGATACTTCTGACCTGGTTTCTGGTCTTGCAACTATCGGTGATGGAATGAGTGAATCCATAGACTGCCCTAATGAATATTGGGACTCCGATGAatatgaagatgatgatgatgttggctATATGAGACAACCTATTGAAGATGAGACCTGGTTTCTGGCTCATGAAATCGACTACCCAAGTGACAATGAGAAGGGGACAGGACATGGGAGTGTTCCAGACCCTCAAGAAAGGAGGCAGAACAAAAATGATGAAGACGATCAGTCATTTGCTGAGGAGGATTCTTACTTCTCTGGGGAAAGGTATATCCAGTCGAAAACTGTTAATGCTATTGTACCTGCAGATGACCCTATTGGGCTGTCAGCCACTGAGATGTACAGGAGAGACACCGATCATGATTTGATTAGGCAATATGATGGACAGTTAATGGATGAGGAGGAGCTCAAGCTGATGCGTTCGGAACCTGTTTGGCAGGGTTTTGTCAGTCAGACAAATGAACTGATTATGTTAGGGGATGGAAAGGTTATGAATGAACTGGGAAGGCTTCACGAAGATATCTGCATGGATGATAATCAACATGGTTCGGTTAGATCTATTGGTGTGGGAATCAACAGTGATGCTGCTGATATAGGCAGCGAAGTGCAAGAAACTTTGGTTGGAGGCAGCAGTGAAGGTGATGTAGAATACTTTCAGAATCATGATGTTGGTGTTCAAGGGTCTAGACACTCACAACATGATTCGGATGAGAATGCTGGTGAAAGATCTAGGAAAGACAATAACAGATCAAAGACTCATAATACTGAGAAACATATGATGAGTAATGATATAGCAAAGAATCAAAGAGATGGACCTTTCTCATTTCCTCCTCCTAGAGATGGACAGTTGGTGCagaaaagctcaggcaaagctTTGTGGTCAAATCAGAGTAAGACCATTTTGGGGGATGAAGCTTATGGCCATGGCATTGCAAATGATGACATGCTTGCGTCATGGAGGCCGAAAAGTAATGACTCGACGCCAACTAAGAGTTCAAGGGATGAACATGCTAATGCTGGGGAATCAGCAAATTCAAGTCCATCATCTCTTTCAAATTATGGTTACATTGATAGGGAACTTGTAAAGAAAGAAGCAGATGCAAAAACAACAGGTGTAACAGAAGAGGATGCAGTGGCTTCCCTTGAGGATGAAGAAGCTGCTGCTGTTCAAGAGCAAGTGAATCAAATTAAAGCACAAGAGGAGGAATTTGAGACATTCGAATTGAAAATTGT
This sequence is a window from Salvia splendens isolate huo1 chromosome 14, SspV2, whole genome shotgun sequence. Protein-coding genes within it:
- the LOC121764453 gene encoding homeobox-leucine zipper protein ATHB-23-like, encoding MARRFAKHQTEQLKAAFEASSHLTRKTKMELAMATGLDVEQIASWFNRKRARTRARDALAKLEVAHVRVQQELELSRVNEAELQREIQESRSREAEMEEENRRLKQRVAIAEGDQQFVSLMRF
- the LOC121765083 gene encoding uncharacterized protein LOC121765083, with the translated sequence MAESGSVDVILEFLKRNKFTKAEAALRSELGNRPDLVGLLQKLMLDDKESGTSGKEVNGGVSGEEDKSTKSSRHGGESLKGSFTPTTVEASKELIVKEVDSGIGRNGPDNKWNNAGIIGKQGKCGENIAGSEKNFAFSNGLDDTVLDLYSWKYGTGNGPVGSADESNFLGFQVPGNAKISSAENPESGQVHRKSGDDASVSGEKRITWPGSISSVSTDLTYEKNNDHKEVDQQRVSSIKCSKDDLADNLWSRSDVSDHPTSELRKQCPVKTVFPSSRGDTSTSYDSAIAGIDKQEGKRKAEVNNVRAVKEQVDEVGRALFFGKNQGAEPKEFGPLEFHLAPENQREELPRLPPVRLKSEDKPFNIHWEEKYERDAPKILETDNAFLIGSFLDVPIGQEINTIGKRLGGGSWLSVSQGITEDTSDLVSGLATIGDGMSESIDCPNEYWDSDEYEDDDDVGYMRQPIEDETWFLAHEIDYPSDNEKGTGHGSVPDPQERRQNKNDEDDQSFAEEDSYFSGERYIQSKTVNAIVPADDPIGLSATEMYRRDTDHDLIRQYDGQLMDEEELKLMRSEPVWQGFVSQTNELIMLGDGKVMNELGRLHEDICMDDNQHGSVRSIGVGINSDAADIGSEVQETLVGGSSEGDVEYFQNHDVGVQGSRHSQHDSDENAGERSRKDNNRSKTHNTEKHMMSNDIAKNQRDGPFSFPPPRDGQLVQKSSGKALWSNQSKTILGDEAYGHGIANDDMLASWRPKSNDSTPTKSSRDEHANAGESANSSPSSLSNYGYIDRELVKKEADAKTTGVTEEDAVASLEDEEAAAVQEQVNQIKAQEEEFETFELKIVHRKNRTGFEEDKNFHVVLNSVIAGRYHVTEYLGSAAFSKAIQAHDLHTGMDVCVKIIKNNKDFFDQSLDEIKLLKYVNKHDPGDKYHLLRLYDYFYYREHLLIVCELLKANLYEFHKFNRESGGEVYFTMPRLQSITIQCLEALQFLHSLGLIHCDLKPENILVKSYSRCEIKVIDLGSSCFETDHLCSYVQSRSYRAPEVILGLQYGKKIDVWSLGCILAELCTGNVLFQNDSPATLLARVIGIIGSIEQGMLAKGRDTYKYFTKNHMLYERNQDSNRLEYLIPKKSSLRHRLPMGDQGFIDFVAHLLEVNPDKRPSASEALKHPWLQYPYEPISS